One Thermodesulfobacteriota bacterium DNA window includes the following coding sequences:
- the waaF gene encoding lipopolysaccharide heptosyltransferase II — MIGRTIVYLPNWLGDMVMAIPFLYSLRRHRNDEIWYCGNIKAVHLYNGLDLFDRFFALHGKGVTDLLKAAADLREKSFSTGIILPHSFRSALLFFLARIKERIGYEKNGRGFLLTKRIKPKKRVEPTIEHYLKIADVLQIEKVLKNPILVVTQDEERSFFERHGELKIPYAVFTVGAKYGPSKCWPEEYYAALIDMLAISKTLWIYILPDFGEEEKVSRIIKKVKKPERVEVKYFNVRDLKVCISGASFLLTNDTGPRHIGSALGIPTIVLLGPMDETYTTYFSPHTFVMKSPVPCSPCNKRICDKEHECMRGIKPEDVFEKIEEILSNERSA, encoded by the coding sequence GTGATTGGAAGGACGATAGTTTATCTTCCTAACTGGCTCGGGGACATGGTCATGGCCATACCGTTTCTTTATTCGCTACGTAGGCATAGAAATGACGAAATTTGGTATTGCGGAAATATAAAGGCTGTGCATCTTTATAACGGACTTGATCTCTTCGACAGATTTTTTGCTCTCCACGGGAAGGGTGTTACGGATCTGTTGAAAGCAGCAGCGGATCTCAGAGAAAAAAGCTTCTCTACTGGTATAATTTTACCCCATTCGTTTCGGTCCGCCCTTCTTTTCTTTTTAGCAAGAATAAAGGAGAGAATCGGATACGAAAAGAACGGAAGAGGATTTTTACTTACAAAGAGAATAAAGCCTAAAAAGCGCGTCGAACCAACAATTGAGCATTATCTTAAAATTGCAGATGTTCTCCAGATAGAAAAGGTTCTTAAAAACCCCATTCTCGTAGTAACACAGGACGAAGAAAGGAGTTTTTTTGAAAGACACGGAGAGCTAAAGATTCCTTACGCTGTATTTACCGTTGGGGCAAAATACGGACCTTCAAAGTGTTGGCCGGAAGAGTACTATGCAGCATTAATAGATATGCTGGCAATTAGTAAAACTTTGTGGATATACATATTGCCTGACTTTGGTGAGGAAGAGAAAGTGTCAAGGATAATCAAAAAGGTTAAAAAACCTGAGAGAGTGGAAGTGAAGTACTTCAACGTTCGAGATCTCAAAGTGTGCATCTCGGGAGCTTCCTTTCTCCTTACGAACGATACCGGTCCGAGACATATCGGTTCTGCCCTTGGGATACCGACTATTGTGCTTCTCGGTCCTATGGATGAAACCTATACCACCTATTTTTCACCCCACACTTTTGTTATGAAGTCTCCAGTTCCGTGTAGTCCGTGCAACAAGCGGATCTGTGACAAAGAACATGAATGTATGAGAGGGATAAAACCTGAAGACGTGTTTGAAAAGATAGAGGAGATCCTCTCCAATGAACGATCTGCTTAA
- the rpoZ gene encoding DNA-directed RNA polymerase subunit omega codes for MARITVEDCMKHVENRFELVHLAVKRAKQLLKGEKPLVKSDNKEIVTALREIAEGLVYFEKKELPQKQEERYQLSSFTP; via the coding sequence TGAAGATTGCATGAAGCATGTGGAGAATAGATTCGAACTTGTCCACCTTGCCGTAAAAAGGGCAAAACAGCTCCTAAAAGGGGAAAAACCTCTTGTCAAAAGTGACAACAAAGAGATAGTGACAGCGCTTAGAGAAATCGCCGAGGGGCTCGTCTACTTCGAAAAGAAGGAACTACCACAGAAGCAAGAGGAGCGTTACCAGCTTTCTAGCTTTACTCCTTAA
- a CDS encoding bifunctional ADP-heptose synthase produces MNDLLKIVERFEGKKICVIGDIIADVFVFGRPYRLSREAPVVVVKYEGEKVFPGSAGNTVNNLVALGAYVYPIGTIGKDEMGQRLMEYFLKLGRVDPEGIIVDDRMTTTKTRILAGDKHTSKQQVIRIDRIEEKPPSKKTKKKIVESIFKIKEKVDAFIVSDYGHGVVDRKVIEIVRGFRKEILIVGDSRYNLSSFRGFTIITPNEQEATELLKNRKIPSIEALGKKILKMLDLRALLITRGNLGMALFTEDGKVEHIPISGKDEVTDVTGAGDTVCAALTLSLATGADFYSAAKIANFAAGIVVMKRGTAVATRFELKEAIKNHGKDST; encoded by the coding sequence ATGAACGATCTGCTTAAAATTGTGGAACGATTCGAGGGAAAAAAGATCTGTGTCATAGGGGATATAATAGCTGACGTATTCGTATTCGGTCGTCCTTACAGGCTTTCTAGAGAAGCACCAGTTGTGGTCGTGAAGTACGAAGGTGAAAAAGTGTTTCCTGGAAGCGCAGGAAACACCGTAAATAACCTGGTTGCGCTTGGAGCCTACGTTTATCCGATCGGTACTATTGGAAAAGATGAGATGGGACAAAGACTCATGGAATATTTTTTGAAATTGGGCCGCGTTGATCCGGAAGGCATCATTGTAGATGATAGGATGACGACAACGAAGACGAGGATTCTTGCGGGAGATAAACATACCTCTAAGCAGCAAGTGATAAGGATAGACAGGATAGAGGAGAAGCCCCCATCAAAAAAAACCAAAAAAAAGATAGTTGAGTCTATCTTTAAGATCAAAGAAAAGGTTGATGCATTCATAGTCTCAGATTACGGTCATGGAGTTGTTGACAGAAAGGTTATAGAAATTGTGAGAGGTTTTAGGAAGGAGATTCTCATCGTTGGTGACTCAAGGTATAACCTTTCTTCATTTCGTGGCTTTACGATAATCACACCTAATGAACAGGAAGCGACAGAACTTTTGAAAAACAGAAAAATCCCTAGTATAGAGGCTCTAGGGAAAAAGATCCTTAAAATGCTTGATCTTAGAGCCCTTCTTATCACGAGGGGAAATCTAGGAATGGCCCTTTTCACGGAAGATGGCAAAGTAGAGCATATTCCCATCTCAGGAAAGGACGAGGTTACGGATGTAACGGGAGCTGGCGATACGGTTTGTGCCGCCCTTACCCTCTCTTTAGCTACTGGTGCCGATTTTTACTCAGCCGCCAAAATAGCGAACTTTGCGGCAGGGATTGTGGTGATGAAAAGGGGAACTGCAGTGGCCACGAGATTTGAGCTGAAAGAGGCGATTAAAAACCATGGGAAGGATAGTACTTGA
- a CDS encoding septum formation initiator family protein, producing the protein MLEGAANRALLFIFVLSLLYVLIFGEDGLLTYLKLKKNLRDSTKRIAMLQEENKNMRMEIDRLRNDKEYLEDIVRKKYGLIREGEKVYRFER; encoded by the coding sequence ATGCTTGAAGGAGCCGCAAATAGAGCCTTATTATTCATTTTTGTGCTTTCACTCCTTTATGTTTTGATATTTGGAGAGGATGGGCTTTTGACGTATCTGAAACTTAAAAAAAATCTCAGAGATTCAACTAAAAGAATCGCTATGCTTCAAGAGGAAAACAAAAATATGAGAATGGAAATTGACCGGTTAAGGAACGATAAAGAGTATCTTGAAGATATAGTGCGTAAAAAGTACGGACTGATAAGGGAGGGAGAAAAGGTTTATAGGTTCGAACGATGA
- a CDS encoding nitroreductase, which produces MELIEAMKTRKSVRAFRDDPVPKEKIEEILKCALLAPSAINLQPWEFFVVSGEEKQRLSRRLIKAYQEKRIPCGPGNVKPLPETLLKRGQDSFVALSTYVKQIGREFDEFINMGSCEFYGAPTAIIICLDLAFSQRRFIDIGIVLAYILLAVHDFGLGACPIGLIAAYEDEIKEVLNIPENKTVVIGVAVGYPDYESPVNAFKAQRDDLDKFVRWIG; this is translated from the coding sequence ATGGAGCTCATCGAAGCAATGAAAACGAGAAAAAGCGTTAGGGCCTTCAGGGATGATCCGGTTCCGAAAGAGAAAATAGAAGAGATTCTAAAGTGTGCTTTACTTGCGCCATCAGCAATAAATTTACAACCTTGGGAGTTTTTCGTCGTATCGGGGGAGGAAAAGCAAAGACTCTCGAGACGCCTTATTAAGGCTTACCAGGAAAAAAGGATACCCTGCGGTCCTGGAAACGTAAAACCACTCCCCGAAACTTTACTTAAGAGAGGACAGGACTCTTTTGTCGCCCTGAGTACCTACGTGAAACAGATTGGCCGAGAGTTTGATGAGTTTATAAATATGGGAAGTTGCGAATTCTATGGGGCTCCTACCGCCATTATCATCTGTCTTGATTTGGCTTTTTCGCAAAGAAGGTTCATCGATATAGGTATTGTACTCGCATATATTCTTCTTGCTGTCCACGATTTCGGCCTTGGCGCATGTCCAATAGGTCTTATAGCCGCATACGAGGATGAAATCAAGGAGGTTTTAAACATTCCAGAAAATAAGACTGTTGTGATCGGGGTCGCAGTAGGGTATCCTGACTACGAGAGTCCTGTCAATGCCTTTAAAGCTCAAAGGGATGACTTGGATAAGTTTGTTCGCTGGATAGGATGA
- a CDS encoding acyl-CoA thioesterase has translation MEKDSQRKYIDVPIRVRYADTDRMGIVYYGTYPIYFEIARSEYLRHLGFTYRELEERGYYLVVTELIINYLSSATYDDLLIVRTSVSELKSRSLKFEYIITKDGKDIVRGYTRHVCVDTKRKPVSFPSEFLEILKDATA, from the coding sequence ATGGAGAAAGATAGCCAAAGAAAGTACATAGATGTGCCAATAAGGGTACGGTACGCCGACACGGATCGGATGGGGATAGTTTATTACGGGACGTATCCCATATATTTTGAGATAGCCCGAAGCGAATACTTAAGACATCTAGGTTTTACCTACAGGGAGTTGGAGGAAAGAGGTTATTATCTGGTCGTCACGGAACTTATCATAAACTATCTTTCCTCGGCAACCTACGACGACCTTTTGATCGTTCGCACGAGTGTCAGCGAGCTCAAATCGAGAAGTCTCAAATTTGAGTACATAATCACCAAGGACGGAAAGGATATCGTGAGGGGGTACACAAGGCATGTGTGCGTTGACACCAAAAGGAAACCTGTCTCGTTCCCTTCCGAATTTCTAGAGATTTTAAAAGATGCCACAGCCTAA
- a CDS encoding NifU family protein produces the protein MRERIEKAIEKIKPFLQRDGGDIEFVDYEDGIVKVRLKGACGACPMSLMTLKMGVEKAIKDEVPEVKEVISV, from the coding sequence ATGCGCGAGAGGATTGAGAAAGCAATAGAAAAAATAAAGCCATTTCTTCAAAGGGACGGTGGCGACATAGAGTTCGTAGATTACGAAGATGGGATAGTAAAGGTGAGACTTAAAGGAGCCTGCGGCGCTTGTCCTATGAGCCTTATGACGTTAAAGATGGGAGTAGAAAAGGCTATCAAAGATGAGGTACCTGAGGTAAAAGAGGTCATATCAGTTTAA
- a CDS encoding B12-binding domain-containing radical SAM protein, whose protein sequence is MKRIVFVYPNVNTQIGFNYGISFISSVLKMGGIETKLININEKLGYPLDYERIVEDVLNFNPDLIGFSVLTNQYKYASEIAKRLKKKLETPIIFGGIHPTMDPIETLKNPHVDYICMGEGEEAILELANKGEGIGIKNIGYKKGDFFVLEPLRPFTDISKLPFKDYEIFDFQKMIDAKDGWVGLLASRGCPFRCTYCLNHKIIDLYRKNGHLPRFYIRRHKVEEVLEEIEYLLSKYRRIKMFIFDDDIFTFDKEWLYEFAKNYKKVTKIGFVCNAHPKIFDEEIASLLKEAGCRIVKFGLESGSERIRKGVLKRFMSNADIEKAFSLAHKYGLHTSAFVMLGLPHETVSDLLETVKLLAKIKPGRMRWSLFFPFVGTEAYKIAKENNMIDFEKMVELDNFTDGTCMRLGDEVDLLIEKLKTFFCAFVNAHANADTEGKYMNVIEEIMEASKEEFELKKEEFLRLLETIDSETEKKGRIFYKVKYNPFMGVRSDWKDDSLSS, encoded by the coding sequence GTGAAAAGAATAGTATTTGTTTATCCCAACGTAAATACCCAAATCGGTTTTAACTACGGCATATCATTTATCTCTTCCGTACTCAAGATGGGAGGAATAGAAACTAAGCTAATAAATATCAATGAGAAGCTTGGTTACCCTTTAGACTACGAACGGATAGTAGAAGACGTTTTGAACTTTAATCCGGATCTTATAGGTTTTTCAGTTTTGACGAACCAGTATAAATACGCCTCAGAGATAGCGAAAAGATTGAAGAAGAAGCTCGAAACTCCAATAATCTTCGGAGGGATTCACCCAACGATGGATCCTATTGAGACTCTAAAAAATCCACATGTCGATTACATCTGCATGGGAGAAGGGGAAGAGGCCATTTTGGAACTCGCAAATAAAGGTGAGGGAATAGGAATCAAAAACATAGGATACAAAAAAGGAGATTTTTTTGTCCTTGAACCTCTGCGACCTTTTACCGATATATCGAAGCTCCCGTTCAAGGATTACGAGATATTCGATTTTCAAAAAATGATAGATGCCAAAGATGGATGGGTCGGGCTTCTGGCTTCAAGGGGTTGTCCTTTTAGGTGTACGTACTGCTTAAACCACAAAATCATAGATCTTTACAGGAAGAACGGACACCTTCCGAGATTTTACATCCGAAGACACAAAGTAGAGGAAGTTCTTGAGGAGATTGAGTATCTACTAAGCAAGTACAGAAGGATAAAAATGTTCATATTTGACGACGACATATTCACCTTTGACAAAGAATGGCTCTACGAGTTTGCCAAAAATTATAAAAAAGTAACAAAAATTGGTTTTGTCTGTAACGCTCATCCTAAAATCTTCGATGAAGAGATAGCTTCCCTCCTTAAGGAGGCCGGGTGTAGAATAGTGAAATTTGGACTGGAAAGTGGTAGTGAAAGGATACGAAAAGGTGTTCTTAAACGTTTCATGTCTAATGCCGACATAGAGAAGGCGTTTTCACTTGCCCATAAGTACGGACTGCACACGTCTGCATTCGTGATGCTGGGTCTTCCCCACGAGACCGTTTCTGATCTTTTAGAAACAGTCAAGCTCCTTGCGAAAATAAAACCTGGTCGGATGAGATGGTCTTTATTTTTTCCTTTTGTAGGTACCGAGGCTTACAAAATAGCAAAGGAGAACAATATGATCGATTTTGAAAAAATGGTTGAGCTTGATAATTTCACGGATGGCACCTGCATGAGACTCGGTGATGAGGTTGATCTTTTAATAGAAAAATTAAAAACCTTCTTTTGCGCTTTCGTTAACGCACACGCGAATGCTGATACCGAGGGCAAATACATGAACGTAATTGAGGAAATAATGGAAGCTTCAAAAGAGGAGTTCGAACTGAAAAAGGAAGAGTTTCTGAGGCTTTTAGAGACGATAGATTCCGAAACGGAAAAAAAGGGAAGGATTTTTTACAAAGTCAAATACAATCCTTTTATGGGTGTAAGAAGTGATTGGAAGGACGATAGTTTATCTTCCTAA
- a CDS encoding radical SAM protein, producing the protein MRYEGAIFRPPSEAESLILQVTIGCSHNKCKFCGSYKEKRFKVRSLEEIKEDLKETKGYARLIRRVFIADGDALVVPQRMLLPIFAEIRNTFPRLERIGIYGNVKSILKKSVDDLRSLKELKLGIIYLGVESGDQVTLDRMNKGTTIDKIEEAARRVKEAGILLSVTVLLGVGGEERSRIHAEETGKLLSRIEPDYVGALTLIIIPGTPLAEEQREGKFKLPDRYKLLEELYTMVENINVKRTFFASNHASNYLALKGWLPEEKEKMLQAIRYVLSTKDPSFLRPEYLRAL; encoded by the coding sequence ATGAGGTACGAAGGAGCTATCTTCAGACCTCCAAGCGAGGCAGAAAGCTTAATACTACAGGTCACCATAGGCTGTAGCCATAACAAGTGCAAATTCTGCGGTTCTTATAAAGAGAAACGGTTTAAAGTGAGATCTCTAGAAGAGATAAAGGAGGACTTAAAAGAGACAAAAGGGTACGCAAGGCTAATAAGGAGGGTTTTTATTGCCGACGGCGATGCCTTGGTCGTGCCACAGAGAATGCTTCTTCCTATTTTTGCCGAGATAAGGAATACTTTTCCTAGGCTTGAAAGGATAGGGATCTACGGAAATGTTAAATCAATTTTGAAAAAAAGCGTTGATGATTTAAGAAGTCTTAAAGAATTGAAGCTTGGGATTATCTATCTCGGTGTAGAATCAGGAGATCAGGTCACACTGGATAGAATGAATAAGGGAACGACCATAGATAAAATAGAAGAAGCGGCAAGGCGAGTGAAAGAGGCCGGGATCCTACTTTCCGTTACAGTCCTTTTGGGCGTTGGTGGTGAGGAGAGGAGCAGAATCCATGCGGAGGAGACCGGAAAACTTTTAAGCCGCATAGAGCCTGACTATGTAGGTGCCTTAACTCTTATCATCATACCGGGTACGCCACTTGCAGAAGAGCAAAGAGAAGGAAAGTTCAAACTTCCAGATCGGTACAAACTCCTTGAAGAACTTTACACCATGGTTGAGAATATAAATGTTAAAAGAACATTTTTCGCATCCAACCACGCTTCCAACTATCTTGCTCTTAAAGGATGGTTACCTGAGGAAAAAGAAAAGATGCTCCAGGCTATAAGATACGTACTCTCGACTAAAGATCCCTCTTTTTTGAGACCAGAATACTTAAGAGCCCTTTAA
- a CDS encoding adenylyltransferase/cytidyltransferase family protein: MGRIVLDHAKLKSIVDRKKSQGRIVVFGNGCFEIIHVGHIRYLKAAKKLGDVLIVAINDDESMKALKKRDLIVTPAIERAEIVASIKYVDYVTLFSERSVENLLRLLKPDIHAKGTDYTQETVPEREVVLSYGGRVAIVGDEKTHSTSEIIERIKAGSPTCRNLE; this comes from the coding sequence ATGGGAAGGATAGTACTTGATCATGCAAAGCTAAAAAGCATCGTTGATCGGAAAAAAAGTCAAGGAAGGATTGTCGTTTTCGGCAACGGATGCTTTGAAATCATCCACGTAGGCCACATAAGGTACCTAAAGGCTGCAAAAAAGCTTGGAGATGTGTTGATCGTTGCTATAAACGACGACGAATCTATGAAAGCCTTAAAGAAGAGGGATTTGATAGTCACTCCTGCAATTGAGAGGGCAGAGATTGTGGCTTCCATCAAATACGTTGACTATGTAACCCTTTTTTCAGAGCGATCTGTAGAGAACTTGTTGAGGCTTCTAAAACCCGATATTCACGCCAAAGGTACCGACTATACTCAAGAAACAGTACCTGAAAGGGAGGTTGTCCTCTCATACGGAGGAAGAGTAGCAATAGTCGGAGATGAAAAGACTCATTCCACCTCGGAAATTATAGAACGGATAAAGGCTGGCAGTCCTACGTGTAGGAATTTAGAATAA
- a CDS encoding glycogen/starch/alpha-glucan phosphorylase encodes MTLTIKEISSNLMDSLVYGLAKDLYSATPRDKYEATVLTLRRYLNEKWIRTQQRYYHLDVKRVYYLSLEFLLGRLLRNYVMCLGLPPEFKHAVEIFGLTFEEIAEEEWEAGLGHGGLGRLAACFLESLSTLGYPAYGYGIRYEYGIFKQTIKDGFQVESPDNWLRYGNPWEFPRPERIYLVKFYGKVRTIVEPGGKFRKEWVDTEEVMAMAYDYPIPGYKNDVVNTLRLWAAKSTREFNLDYFISGDYIKAVEDKSLSENISKVLYPPDQSVAGKELRLKQEYFFVSATLRDIIRRYKKTHRTYLAFPEKVAIQLNDTHPSIAIAELMRILVDEENLPWERAYEITKRTFSFTNHTILPEALEVWPEEMFGRLLPRHLEIIQELDRRFLIQVKEIYPQEEEKLKEVSIFKGESGKRLINMAHLAIIGSHTINGVSKLHTEILKKKVFKNFYEISPESFINITNGVTHRRWLLESNPGLSALIMEAIGDSWVTNFEEIRKLERFAEDMEFQQEFAKVKEENKKELGEFLKKIFGIDFDNTAFLDCQIKRFHEYKRQLLNVLHIITLFNRIMEGRFDSEIEKRIFLFSGKSAPGYYICKLIIKLIHNVALAIDSIPWVRERIRVVFVPNYSVSHAQKIIPAADLSEQISTAGYEASGTGNMKFAMNGVLTIGTLDGANIEIREAVGEENFFAFGATVEELDKIRSSYSPMEYYERIGELKKAIDQIRDGYFSPENRTLFRPIVDALLSKDQYFVLLDYESYVECQNRVAQTYSNKFLWQKMAILNIARSSNFSSDRAVKEYAEKIWKVKPID; translated from the coding sequence GTGACACTAACGATCAAAGAAATCTCTTCCAACTTAATGGACAGTCTCGTTTACGGACTGGCCAAAGATCTCTATTCCGCAACGCCCCGTGACAAGTACGAGGCGACGGTACTGACTTTGAGAAGGTACTTAAACGAGAAGTGGATAAGGACCCAGCAGAGATATTACCATCTCGATGTCAAACGGGTCTATTATCTATCCCTTGAGTTTCTTTTAGGTAGGCTCTTACGGAATTACGTTATGTGTCTTGGTCTCCCGCCTGAATTCAAACACGCTGTTGAGATCTTCGGCTTAACCTTTGAGGAGATAGCTGAGGAAGAGTGGGAAGCGGGTTTGGGGCATGGAGGATTGGGAAGGCTCGCCGCCTGTTTCCTAGAATCATTAAGCACGTTAGGGTACCCCGCGTACGGCTACGGAATAAGATACGAGTACGGCATATTTAAGCAGACGATTAAGGATGGTTTTCAGGTCGAATCTCCCGATAACTGGCTAAGATACGGAAATCCCTGGGAATTTCCAAGACCCGAACGTATCTATCTCGTGAAATTTTACGGAAAGGTCCGGACGATTGTCGAACCCGGAGGAAAATTCAGAAAAGAGTGGGTGGATACCGAAGAAGTCATGGCCATGGCCTACGACTACCCGATCCCCGGTTATAAAAACGACGTAGTTAACACTCTAAGACTTTGGGCTGCTAAATCCACAAGAGAATTTAACCTCGACTACTTCATAAGCGGCGATTACATAAAAGCAGTTGAAGACAAATCCTTAAGCGAGAACATATCGAAGGTCCTTTACCCTCCGGATCAGTCAGTAGCTGGTAAAGAATTGAGGCTAAAGCAGGAATACTTCTTTGTGAGTGCAACCCTCCGTGACATAATAAGAAGGTACAAAAAGACACACCGCACCTACCTTGCCTTCCCAGAAAAAGTGGCAATCCAGCTAAATGACACACACCCATCCATCGCCATTGCGGAACTGATGAGGATCCTCGTTGACGAAGAAAACCTACCGTGGGAGAGGGCCTATGAGATAACGAAAAGAACTTTTTCCTTCACAAACCACACCATCCTTCCTGAGGCTTTAGAAGTCTGGCCGGAAGAAATGTTTGGAAGACTTTTACCGAGACATCTAGAGATAATTCAGGAGTTGGACAGAAGGTTTCTCATACAGGTAAAGGAGATCTATCCGCAGGAAGAAGAAAAGTTGAAGGAGGTGTCGATATTCAAGGGGGAGTCCGGAAAAAGACTCATAAACATGGCTCATCTTGCAATAATTGGAAGCCACACTATAAACGGAGTCTCGAAATTGCACACGGAGATACTGAAAAAGAAAGTGTTTAAAAATTTTTACGAGATTTCGCCTGAATCCTTTATCAATATAACGAACGGTGTTACCCACAGGAGATGGCTTTTAGAATCAAACCCTGGTCTTTCGGCACTCATCATGGAGGCCATTGGTGACTCATGGGTGACTAACTTCGAAGAGATACGTAAACTGGAACGGTTTGCAGAGGATATGGAATTCCAGCAGGAATTCGCGAAGGTGAAGGAGGAGAATAAAAAGGAACTGGGAGAGTTCCTTAAAAAAATTTTTGGAATAGACTTCGATAATACCGCATTCTTGGACTGCCAGATAAAGAGATTCCACGAGTACAAAAGGCAGTTACTAAACGTTCTCCACATAATCACCCTTTTTAACCGCATAATGGAGGGAAGATTCGACAGTGAAATAGAAAAACGGATATTTCTATTCTCTGGAAAAAGCGCGCCTGGATACTATATCTGCAAGCTGATAATAAAACTTATCCATAATGTTGCCTTGGCCATAGACTCGATTCCTTGGGTCAGGGAGAGGATAAGGGTCGTTTTTGTTCCGAACTACAGCGTAAGTCATGCGCAAAAGATAATTCCAGCCGCAGACCTTTCAGAACAGATCTCCACTGCAGGGTATGAGGCATCCGGAACAGGTAACATGAAGTTCGCCATGAATGGGGTTTTGACGATTGGTACGCTAGATGGGGCAAATATAGAGATAAGAGAAGCAGTAGGAGAAGAGAATTTCTTCGCCTTCGGTGCCACAGTTGAAGAACTCGATAAGATCCGAAGCAGTTATAGCCCGATGGAGTATTATGAGAGGATAGGTGAGCTGAAAAAAGCGATCGATCAGATAAGGGATGGTTACTTTTCTCCGGAGAACAGAACCCTCTTTAGGCCTATAGTAGATGCTCTTTTAAGTAAAGATCAGTACTTTGTCCTTCTAGATTATGAATCTTACGTGGAATGCCAAAACCGTGTTGCCCAGACATACTCTAATAAGTTCCTCTGGCAAAAGATGGCTATATTGAACATAGCAAGATCTTCGAATTTCTCATCTGACAGAGCGGTAAAAGAGTACGCAGAGAAGATTTGGAAAGTTAAGCCGATAGATTAG
- a CDS encoding glycosyltransferase family 9 protein: protein MPQPKNILVVRLSSLGDVVMTLPAIYALKRGLSDPKIYWVCEGSSIGLLECIDFIDGVIKFPRYEIFNYFRTGRLIQAAKTLLSFVRLLRKEKFDLILDFHGILKTGIICALAKGERIIGFGKPYVKEFADLFYNEKVNGFDPFLHKVHRNMLIVKHLNIRETISEVPFTIPEKEREYIEDFFRRESFNGKVFAVNPFSSKKGLYKRWPLKYYRELIGEIQREFKASIILLWGTKEERIEAQMLKDGLGENVKISCPTTVPQLLALLSKVDMYIGGDSGITHVASLSGAPIVVIFGPSDERINSPFFGNVRIVKKNIGCNPCKNRNCKDRRCLWEITPKEVLEVVKSLDKEG, encoded by the coding sequence ATGCCACAGCCTAAGAACATTTTAGTAGTTAGGCTCTCTTCCCTTGGAGATGTGGTAATGACACTTCCTGCAATCTACGCCTTAAAGAGAGGTCTTTCAGATCCTAAAATCTACTGGGTGTGCGAGGGCTCATCCATAGGGCTTCTGGAATGCATCGATTTTATCGACGGAGTGATAAAATTTCCGAGATACGAAATTTTTAATTACTTTCGTACTGGAAGATTGATTCAGGCCGCAAAGACGTTACTCAGTTTCGTAAGGTTATTACGGAAGGAGAAGTTCGATTTGATTTTGGACTTTCATGGGATCTTAAAGACTGGTATCATCTGCGCCCTTGCAAAGGGAGAAAGAATCATAGGGTTTGGAAAACCTTACGTGAAGGAATTTGCGGATTTATTTTACAACGAAAAAGTAAATGGATTTGATCCTTTCTTGCACAAAGTACATAGAAATATGCTCATCGTAAAGCATCTGAACATAAGGGAAACTATTTCTGAAGTTCCCTTCACTATCCCTGAAAAAGAAAGAGAGTACATAGAAGACTTTTTTCGAAGGGAAAGTTTTAATGGAAAAGTCTTTGCCGTCAACCCTTTTTCGAGCAAAAAAGGCCTTTATAAAAGATGGCCACTCAAGTACTACCGTGAACTAATAGGAGAAATTCAAAGAGAGTTTAAAGCTTCAATCATTCTGCTTTGGGGAACAAAAGAGGAGAGAATAGAGGCTCAAATGCTTAAAGATGGACTCGGTGAAAACGTCAAGATAAGTTGTCCCACAACTGTGCCTCAGCTTTTAGCTCTTCTCTCTAAGGTGGATATGTACATTGGCGGAGATTCGGGTATAACACACGTTGCAAGTTTGAGTGGAGCTCCAATTGTTGTGATATTTGGGCCGTCCGACGAGAGGATCAACAGCCCCTTTTTTGGAAATGTGAGAATCGTGAAAAAAAACATAGGTTGCAACCCTTGTAAAAATAGAAACTGCAAGGACAGAAGGTGTCTTTGGGAAATAACCCCAAAAGAAGTCTTGGAAGTTGTAAAATCCCTTGACAAAGAAGGTTGA